One genomic segment of Clavelina lepadiformis chromosome 3, kaClaLepa1.1, whole genome shotgun sequence includes these proteins:
- the LOC143448883 gene encoding uncharacterized protein LOC143448883 isoform X2, with translation MGLIIVASGAVAYGEESADKLYYENSSTVAGTEIEVCVGFANWTACNSSFALELGNTLHVHLNVKSQYVVVTCTCDQADLSNAANENCDVTISAKGVDSSKVKKATRNILKDVRFSVSKVEFAKCSVTDKSLRTSAFEDNLSTWIPIIVVIGLLLVLSAAAGVWCCMTKRSKHVFSDEKMLKDDVKTKPEGTDNPCLRYSEVDALPPPTGNTTTILDSQQMAQDESAYNNGIEPYTTKEFLAIPMETEETRL, from the exons ATGGGGTTGATCATTGTAGCAAGTGGCGCGGTGGCGTATGGCGAGGAATCG GCCGATAAGCTTTATTATGAAAACTCCTCAACTGTTGCTGGAACTGAGATCGAAGTTTGTGTCGGATTCGCAAATTGGACG GCTTGCAATTCATCGTTTGCGCTTGAACTTGGAAACACCTTGCATGTCCACCTCAATGTGAAGTCACAATATGTAGTTGTGACGTGTACATGTGATCAAGCGGATCTCTCAAATGCAGCAAACGAGAATTGTGACGTGACAATTTCTGCAAAGG GTGTCGATTCGTCAAAAGTCAAAAAGGCGACAAGGAACATTTTAAAAGACGTCAGATTCAGC GTTTCCAAAGTTGAGTTTGCGAAGTGCAGCGTCACAGACAAGAGTCTGAGAACTTCCGCATTCGAAGACAATCTTTCAACCTGGATTCCCATCATCGTCGTAATTGGCCTTCTGCTCGTGCTCTCTGCTGCTGCTGGTGTCTGGTGTTGCATGACGAAGAGAAGCAAG CATGTTTTTTCTGATGAGAAAATGCTGAAGGATGACGTCAAAACTAAACCGGAAGGTACCGACAATCCCTGTCTTCGTTACAGCGAAGTCGACGCATTACCACCACCTACTGGCAACACCACAACAATTTTGGACTCCCAACAGATGGCGCAAGATGAATCGGCATACAACAACGGAATCGAACCCTACACCACAAAAGAATTTCTCGCGATTCCAATGGAAACAGAAGAGACTCGACTATAA
- the LOC143448883 gene encoding uncharacterized protein LOC143448883 isoform X1, translating to MNSISGLCKNPVRGIFMLFAAFLSITIANSDVIHGSGSGEAPTEEADKLYYENSSTVAGTEIEVCVGFANWTACNSSFALELGNTLHVHLNVKSQYVVVTCTCDQADLSNAANENCDVTISAKGVDSSKVKKATRNILKDVRFSVSKVEFAKCSVTDKSLRTSAFEDNLSTWIPIIVVIGLLLVLSAAAGVWCCMTKRSKHVFSDEKMLKDDVKTKPEGTDNPCLRYSEVDALPPPTGNTTTILDSQQMAQDESAYNNGIEPYTTKEFLAIPMETEETRL from the exons ATGAATTCGATTTCTGGATTATGCAAGAATCCTGTCAGGGGCATATTTATGTTGTTTGCag CTTTCCTCTCGATCACAATCGCCAATAGTGACGTCATTCATGGAAGCGGCAGTGGGGAAGCACCTACAGAAGAg GCCGATAAGCTTTATTATGAAAACTCCTCAACTGTTGCTGGAACTGAGATCGAAGTTTGTGTCGGATTCGCAAATTGGACG GCTTGCAATTCATCGTTTGCGCTTGAACTTGGAAACACCTTGCATGTCCACCTCAATGTGAAGTCACAATATGTAGTTGTGACGTGTACATGTGATCAAGCGGATCTCTCAAATGCAGCAAACGAGAATTGTGACGTGACAATTTCTGCAAAGG GTGTCGATTCGTCAAAAGTCAAAAAGGCGACAAGGAACATTTTAAAAGACGTCAGATTCAGC GTTTCCAAAGTTGAGTTTGCGAAGTGCAGCGTCACAGACAAGAGTCTGAGAACTTCCGCATTCGAAGACAATCTTTCAACCTGGATTCCCATCATCGTCGTAATTGGCCTTCTGCTCGTGCTCTCTGCTGCTGCTGGTGTCTGGTGTTGCATGACGAAGAGAAGCAAG CATGTTTTTTCTGATGAGAAAATGCTGAAGGATGACGTCAAAACTAAACCGGAAGGTACCGACAATCCCTGTCTTCGTTACAGCGAAGTCGACGCATTACCACCACCTACTGGCAACACCACAACAATTTTGGACTCCCAACAGATGGCGCAAGATGAATCGGCATACAACAACGGAATCGAACCCTACACCACAAAAGAATTTCTCGCGATTCCAATGGAAACAGAAGAGACTCGACTATAA
- the LOC143448883 gene encoding uncharacterized protein LOC143448883 isoform X3: protein MLIVTAHDVQELYKADKLYYENSSTVAGTEIEVCVGFANWTACNSSFALELGNTLHVHLNVKSQYVVVTCTCDQADLSNAANENCDVTISAKGVDSSKVKKATRNILKDVRFSVSKVEFAKCSVTDKSLRTSAFEDNLSTWIPIIVVIGLLLVLSAAAGVWCCMTKRSKHVFSDEKMLKDDVKTKPEGTDNPCLRYSEVDALPPPTGNTTTILDSQQMAQDESAYNNGIEPYTTKEFLAIPMETEETRL, encoded by the exons ATGCTTATCGTGACCGCACACGATGTACAGGAGCTTTATAAG GCCGATAAGCTTTATTATGAAAACTCCTCAACTGTTGCTGGAACTGAGATCGAAGTTTGTGTCGGATTCGCAAATTGGACG GCTTGCAATTCATCGTTTGCGCTTGAACTTGGAAACACCTTGCATGTCCACCTCAATGTGAAGTCACAATATGTAGTTGTGACGTGTACATGTGATCAAGCGGATCTCTCAAATGCAGCAAACGAGAATTGTGACGTGACAATTTCTGCAAAGG GTGTCGATTCGTCAAAAGTCAAAAAGGCGACAAGGAACATTTTAAAAGACGTCAGATTCAGC GTTTCCAAAGTTGAGTTTGCGAAGTGCAGCGTCACAGACAAGAGTCTGAGAACTTCCGCATTCGAAGACAATCTTTCAACCTGGATTCCCATCATCGTCGTAATTGGCCTTCTGCTCGTGCTCTCTGCTGCTGCTGGTGTCTGGTGTTGCATGACGAAGAGAAGCAAG CATGTTTTTTCTGATGAGAAAATGCTGAAGGATGACGTCAAAACTAAACCGGAAGGTACCGACAATCCCTGTCTTCGTTACAGCGAAGTCGACGCATTACCACCACCTACTGGCAACACCACAACAATTTTGGACTCCCAACAGATGGCGCAAGATGAATCGGCATACAACAACGGAATCGAACCCTACACCACAAAAGAATTTCTCGCGATTCCAATGGAAACAGAAGAGACTCGACTATAA
- the LOC143450638 gene encoding uncharacterized protein LOC143450638 isoform X2, giving the protein MFLEEKTTVKFSAGSKPELCLREYQDELATPALNGKNSMIVAPTGSGKTFVALKVCIEHLKSSSDAKVIFLVPRVPLVEQQFNLFKKHLPEEEDMIFKVTGEMSSSIPVHISVERHHVTIMTAQILLNILKDGLMTISDISLLIFDECHHAVRNDPYGMIMNCYLDMMKENASRTTHSGKRLPQILGMTASPGMGKAKTMIKAEENITTLMATLDITIAPTQANETVGNLQDRNTASDATVNCRRRTDNMLAYDDSGHVKRERENKIRVEMTDEILKIMKDRDPNVLKSQIRKIQEKLEKDRSFVKTVKEHKEKQKVPDDRMIYKLSCLWCKKTVTSSQHLRHINMQHRVVVDPKFPSLAYFLEVPDGNEGKQIGDDEFVIGKILCKNDKCRRQWGLRMRYKTCPISVLKIQNFLITDERGYRSVKKKWKEVPFNSLGKELDGDDLRVLLRTRVRRDGTMELDDLENEDVNE; this is encoded by the exons ATGTTTCTAGAAG aaaaaactaCAGTGAAGTTCAGCGCTGGATCAAAACCAGAACTCTGTCTCAGAGAATATCAAGATGAACTTGCCACTCCAGCATTGAATGGGAAAAATAGCATGATTGTTGCACCTACAG GTAGTGGAAAAACCTTCGTTGCCTTAAAAGTTTGCATCGAACACTTAAAGTCCAGTTCTGATGCCAAGGTCATATTCTTGGTGCCGCGAGTTCCGCTGGTGGAACAGCAGTTCAACTTGTTCAAGAA ACATCTGCCTGAAGAAGAAGACATGATATTCAAAGTCACCGGGGAAATGAGCTCGAGCATTCCTGTTCATATTTCAGTTGAAAGACATCATGTCACCATCATGACAGCTCAGATACTATTGAACATTTTGAA GGACGGCCTGATGACAATCTCAGACATATCTTTGTTGATATTCGATGAATGCCACCACGCTGTCAGGAACGATCCATACGGCATGATAATGAATTGTTACCTTGATATGATGAAAGAAAATGCAAGTAGGACAACTCACTCAGGCAAAAGACTCCCCCAG ATCTTGGGGATGACGGCATCACCTGGAATGGGAAAAGCTAAAACCATGATCAAGGCTGAAGAAAACATAACAACTTTGATGGCAACACTGGACATTACAATCGCTCCAACTCAAGCCAATGAAACGGTTGGAAATCTACAAGATCGCAACACTGCAAGCGATGCTACTGTAAATT GCAGAAGAAGAACGGACAACATGCTGGCTTATGACGACAGTGGTCacgtgaaaagagaacgagaAAACAAGATTCGTGTTGAAATGACCGATGAGATTCTTAAAATAATGAAAGATCGCGAtccaaatgtattaaaatcacag ATCCGTAAAATTCAGGAGAAACTTGAGAAAGATAGAAGCTTTGTGAAGACAGTAAAAGAACACAAGGAGAAACAAAAAGTTCCTGATGACAGGATGATCTACAAGTTGAGTTGTTTGTGGTGCAAAAAAACTGTCACGTCATCACAACATCTCAGACACATAAATATGCAG CATCGCGTTGTGGTGGACCCAAAGTTTCCCAGCCTGGCTTACTTCCTTGAAGTCCCGGATGGAAATGAAGGGAAGCAAATTGGTGATGACGAGTTTGTCATCGGGAAGATTTTGTGCAAAAACGATAAATGCAG GCGACAGTGGGGACTGCGCATGCGCTATAAGACGTGTCCGATCTCGGTTCTGAAGATCCAGAACTTCCTCATCACCGACGAGAGAGGATACAGATCAGTGAAGAAGAAGTGGAAGGAGGTTCCATTCAACTCACTGGGCAAGGAGCTGGATGGAGACGATCTGAGAGTTTTGCTCCGAACCAGAGTCCGGAGAGATGGAACCATGGAGCTTGACGACCTAGAAAATGAGGACGTCAACGAATGA
- the LOC143450638 gene encoding antiviral innate immune response receptor RIG-I-like isoform X1 has product MSSSSADNSLKVQQIKKNRTYIEDKLEPLAACCIAQVCKANGVFTDDEFRAVRLSQQSDAAPALLDKLLENQHKPNWYGSFIEGLKDNDLECVVDHIEGRIKEMFLEEKTTVKFSAGSKPELCLREYQDELATPALNGKNSMIVAPTGSGKTFVALKVCIEHLKSSSDAKVIFLVPRVPLVEQQFNLFKKHLPEEEDMIFKVTGEMSSSIPVHISVERHHVTIMTAQILLNILKDGLMTISDISLLIFDECHHAVRNDPYGMIMNCYLDMMKENASRTTHSGKRLPQILGMTASPGMGKAKTMIKAEENITTLMATLDITIAPTQANETVGNLQDRNTASDATVNCRRRTDNMLAYDDSGHVKRERENKIRVEMTDEILKIMKDRDPNVLKSQIRKIQEKLEKDRSFVKTVKEHKEKQKVPDDRMIYKLSCLWCKKTVTSSQHLRHINMQHRVVVDPKFPSLAYFLEVPDGNEGKQIGDDEFVIGKILCKNDKCRRQWGLRMRYKTCPISVLKIQNFLITDERGYRSVKKKWKEVPFNSLGKELDGDDLRVLLRTRVRRDGTMELDDLENEDVNE; this is encoded by the exons atgtCTTCTAGTTCAGCGGATAACAGCCTGAAAGTGCAACAAATTAAGAAAAACCGGACTTATATTGAAGACAAACTTGAGCCCTTAGCTGCGTGTTGCATTGCTCAAGTCTGCAAGGCAAATGGAGTTTTTACTGATG ACGAGTTTCGAGCCGTGCGTTTATCTCAACAGTCTGATGCAGCCCCCGCTTTGTTGGACAAACTTTTGGAAAACCAACACAAGCCAAATTGGTACGGAAGCTTCATTGAGGGGCTCAAAGACAATG accTGGAGTGTGTGGTTGATCACATTGAGGGAAGAATCAAAGAAATGTTTCTAGAAG aaaaaactaCAGTGAAGTTCAGCGCTGGATCAAAACCAGAACTCTGTCTCAGAGAATATCAAGATGAACTTGCCACTCCAGCATTGAATGGGAAAAATAGCATGATTGTTGCACCTACAG GTAGTGGAAAAACCTTCGTTGCCTTAAAAGTTTGCATCGAACACTTAAAGTCCAGTTCTGATGCCAAGGTCATATTCTTGGTGCCGCGAGTTCCGCTGGTGGAACAGCAGTTCAACTTGTTCAAGAA ACATCTGCCTGAAGAAGAAGACATGATATTCAAAGTCACCGGGGAAATGAGCTCGAGCATTCCTGTTCATATTTCAGTTGAAAGACATCATGTCACCATCATGACAGCTCAGATACTATTGAACATTTTGAA GGACGGCCTGATGACAATCTCAGACATATCTTTGTTGATATTCGATGAATGCCACCACGCTGTCAGGAACGATCCATACGGCATGATAATGAATTGTTACCTTGATATGATGAAAGAAAATGCAAGTAGGACAACTCACTCAGGCAAAAGACTCCCCCAG ATCTTGGGGATGACGGCATCACCTGGAATGGGAAAAGCTAAAACCATGATCAAGGCTGAAGAAAACATAACAACTTTGATGGCAACACTGGACATTACAATCGCTCCAACTCAAGCCAATGAAACGGTTGGAAATCTACAAGATCGCAACACTGCAAGCGATGCTACTGTAAATT GCAGAAGAAGAACGGACAACATGCTGGCTTATGACGACAGTGGTCacgtgaaaagagaacgagaAAACAAGATTCGTGTTGAAATGACCGATGAGATTCTTAAAATAATGAAAGATCGCGAtccaaatgtattaaaatcacag ATCCGTAAAATTCAGGAGAAACTTGAGAAAGATAGAAGCTTTGTGAAGACAGTAAAAGAACACAAGGAGAAACAAAAAGTTCCTGATGACAGGATGATCTACAAGTTGAGTTGTTTGTGGTGCAAAAAAACTGTCACGTCATCACAACATCTCAGACACATAAATATGCAG CATCGCGTTGTGGTGGACCCAAAGTTTCCCAGCCTGGCTTACTTCCTTGAAGTCCCGGATGGAAATGAAGGGAAGCAAATTGGTGATGACGAGTTTGTCATCGGGAAGATTTTGTGCAAAAACGATAAATGCAG GCGACAGTGGGGACTGCGCATGCGCTATAAGACGTGTCCGATCTCGGTTCTGAAGATCCAGAACTTCCTCATCACCGACGAGAGAGGATACAGATCAGTGAAGAAGAAGTGGAAGGAGGTTCCATTCAACTCACTGGGCAAGGAGCTGGATGGAGACGATCTGAGAGTTTTGCTCCGAACCAGAGTCCGGAGAGATGGAACCATGGAGCTTGACGACCTAGAAAATGAGGACGTCAACGAATGA